One genomic window of Oceanobacillus timonensis includes the following:
- a CDS encoding recombinase family protein — translation MNVGYIRVSSKGQNVDRQKKSLEEYGCEKVFIDKKSGKDLEREQYHEMKSFIREKDIVIFAELDRLGRNREEINQEWNDLINRGCDIKVLDMPILDTTQYKDDMGKFILTIARELLGYIAEQERVKLLERQRQGIEIAKQKGKYQGAEKFYRPDSKNPEFRYKYYQIIDLLEKKVPVSQISRDVRVSRNTVYRIKKEKDYASL, via the coding sequence ATGAATGTTGGCTATATACGAGTTAGTAGCAAGGGACAAAACGTTGATAGACAGAAGAAATCTTTAGAAGAATACGGTTGTGAGAAAGTTTTTATTGATAAAAAATCCGGAAAAGATTTAGAACGAGAACAGTATCATGAAATGAAATCTTTTATACGTGAAAAAGATATCGTCATATTTGCAGAGTTAGATCGTTTAGGTCGTAACCGAGAAGAAATTAATCAGGAGTGGAACGATTTAATTAATAGAGGTTGTGATATTAAGGTTTTGGATATGCCTATCCTCGACACAACACAATATAAAGATGATATGGGGAAATTTATACTGACTATTGCCAGAGAACTTTTAGGATATATTGCAGAGCAAGAGAGAGTGAAATTATTAGAACGGCAACGCCAAGGAATTGAAATCGCAAAACAAAAAGGGAAATACCAAGGTGCTGAAAAATTTTATCGCCCAGATAGTAAAAATCCGGAGTTTCGTTATAAATATTATCAGATAATCGATTTATTAGAAAAAAAAGTCCCTGTTTCACAAATTTCCAGAGATGTGAGGGTTAGCCGGAATACCGTTTATCGAATAAAGAAAGAGAAGGATTATGCATCATTGTAG
- a CDS encoding hydrophobic protein yields the protein MFILMVVLLADIDFDNMNMIQWVGLIVSVIWLLLFIVKMIGTKGKKDTR from the coding sequence GTGTTTATATTAATGGTTGTATTACTTGCAGATATTGATTTCGACAATATGAATATGATTCAATGGGTAGGCTTAATTGTCTCGGTTATTTGGTTACTATTGTTTATTGTAAAAATGATCGGTACGAAAGGTAAAAAAGATACCAGATAG
- a CDS encoding restriction endonuclease, whose amino-acid sequence MEEILLYLVGIIIAIMIVPVLIKKTFLWVRERQMLKKLSQAGMPDIDKMDGHQFEVYLKALLKELNYKSAVTSGSHDFGADLIMKKDGKKVSIQAKRYRYKNRVSLDAVQQVYASKPYYKTDECWVVTNSMFTKSAIKLAEACDVKLYDRYALADLINQSKATIKPKDIKNTVEPEERKCPVCSGKLVQRKSKTGNQFMGCSNYPKCNHTEPVAK is encoded by the coding sequence ATGGAAGAAATCCTTCTATACCTAGTAGGAATTATTATTGCTATTATGATTGTTCCTGTTTTAATCAAAAAAACATTCCTTTGGGTAAGAGAAAGGCAAATGCTAAAAAAACTTTCCCAAGCAGGTATGCCGGACATTGATAAAATGGATGGACACCAATTTGAAGTTTATTTAAAAGCCTTATTAAAGGAGTTAAACTATAAATCGGCAGTGACGAGTGGTTCTCATGATTTTGGGGCAGACCTTATCATGAAAAAAGACGGAAAAAAAGTTTCTATTCAAGCTAAACGATACAGATATAAAAATAGAGTTAGTCTTGATGCTGTTCAACAAGTATACGCATCAAAGCCTTATTATAAAACGGATGAATGTTGGGTTGTTACTAATAGTATGTTTACAAAATCAGCAATTAAACTCGCTGAAGCCTGTGATGTAAAACTATATGACCGTTACGCATTGGCGGATTTAATTAACCAATCTAAAGCAACGATAAAACCAAAGGATATAAAAAATACAGTTGAGCCAGAAGAAAGAAAATGTCCTGTTTGTTCCGGAAAACTGGTGCAGAGAAAAAGTAAAACCGGAAATCAATTTATGGGATGTTCTAACTATCCAAAATGTAATCACACCGAGCCGGTAGCTAAATAA
- a CDS encoding AbrB/MazE/SpoVT family DNA-binding domain-containing protein, which produces MKSTGVIRKVDQLGRVVLPKLFRQKLKIEDGDPVEISLEEDKVILQKYQSNACAITGEVKDDNISLLNGNLTLSKDGAKMLIEELTRRI; this is translated from the coding sequence ATGAAAAGCACTGGAGTTATTAGAAAGGTAGACCAACTAGGAAGGGTGGTTTTGCCAAAGTTATTTAGACAGAAGTTAAAAATTGAAGATGGAGACCCTGTTGAAATTTCCCTTGAAGAAGATAAAGTTATATTACAAAAGTACCAATCAAATGCTTGTGCTATTACTGGTGAAGTGAAGGACGATAACATATCATTATTAAATGGAAATTTAACGCTTAGCAAAGACGGAGCTAAAATGCTGATTGAGGAACTCACTCGAAGGATATAA
- the topB gene encoding type IA DNA topoisomerase: MGNVVVVAEKPSQARDYANAYEIEQKNKYSIKIKPNNTFKDGAIITWAVGHLLELYKPQDYDEKYKRWSLENLPIIPDTFHYQVMEDKKAQFNEVVKLLKQASLIINGTDADRAGEAIFQNIVSHANITGKPIKRLWINSLHANEIRKGMDNLIDGKEKERKAIEEQAREKSDWLIGMNLSPLVTLLLQEKGYEGTIGVGRVQTPTVYLIYQRQKEIENFVSKPFYQLEGNFKVANGNYKGMANIKEDSKEVVQSLLKEHELQEETDYNGVIESVDKKEKHQKAPQLHSLDTLQKVSNKKWKYTLKQVLDTVQELYDKKILTYPRTETNFITENEFNYIKDNVYKYQKVIGNEFPIKTLEPRKEYVDGSKVQEHYAIVPTLKIPTDKEIENMTSEQKNIYFEVLYVTLGMFAENYIYEETTIITDVQGIKFKSTGKVEKEKGWKALFPESVKKETKKDNKEKVLPSVEQNENATSNVNIKEGETKPPKPYTEGQLVDMMITCGKHVEDEEEYKMLKETGGLGTNATRSDIVEKIKKENYIEINKNIVSVTEKGTVLCEAIQGTLLASPSMTAKWEGYLKKIGEGSGTQEQFLKTTTAFINKTIQDLPQSLNANTNIPKIIEKERESKRIAKCPSCQKGDIVKINTKQKKTFYACSEYKSGCQFILPNKYAGKVLTTSVIQKLCQKKETPEIKGFKSTKNKGKTFSAKLYLDNDFKLKFSFKK; the protein is encoded by the coding sequence ATGGGAAATGTAGTGGTGGTTGCTGAAAAACCCAGTCAAGCCAGAGATTACGCAAATGCTTATGAAATTGAACAAAAAAATAAGTATTCAATTAAAATTAAACCAAACAACACATTTAAAGATGGCGCTATAATAACTTGGGCTGTCGGTCATTTACTGGAACTATATAAGCCCCAAGATTACGATGAAAAATATAAAAGGTGGTCTTTAGAAAACCTTCCTATTATCCCTGATACTTTTCACTATCAGGTGATGGAGGATAAAAAAGCTCAATTTAATGAGGTAGTCAAATTATTAAAACAAGCCAGTCTTATTATTAACGGCACTGACGCAGACAGAGCTGGCGAAGCTATATTTCAAAATATTGTTTCCCATGCTAATATCACCGGAAAACCAATTAAACGATTATGGATTAATTCTTTGCACGCAAATGAAATAAGAAAAGGAATGGACAATTTAATTGACGGAAAAGAGAAAGAACGGAAAGCTATTGAAGAACAAGCAAGAGAAAAAAGCGACTGGTTAATAGGTATGAATCTATCCCCTTTAGTCACTCTATTACTTCAGGAAAAAGGCTATGAAGGTACAATAGGAGTTGGCAGAGTCCAAACTCCTACCGTTTATTTGATATATCAGAGACAAAAAGAAATTGAAAATTTTGTCTCAAAGCCGTTTTATCAACTTGAAGGAAATTTTAAGGTTGCGAATGGAAACTATAAAGGAATGGCAAATATCAAAGAAGATTCTAAAGAGGTCGTTCAATCTTTGCTTAAAGAACATGAATTACAAGAAGAAACTGATTATAATGGCGTTATAGAATCTGTAGATAAGAAAGAAAAACATCAAAAAGCGCCACAACTGCATTCATTAGATACATTACAGAAGGTTTCCAACAAAAAATGGAAATATACATTAAAACAGGTGCTTGATACAGTTCAGGAATTATATGACAAGAAAATTCTGACCTATCCAAGAACTGAAACCAATTTTATCACAGAAAATGAATTCAACTATATAAAAGATAACGTATATAAATATCAAAAAGTAATAGGGAATGAGTTTCCTATTAAAACTTTAGAACCGAGAAAAGAATATGTTGACGGGTCAAAGGTACAGGAGCATTATGCCATCGTTCCAACGTTAAAAATCCCTACAGATAAAGAAATAGAAAACATGACTTCAGAACAGAAGAACATTTATTTTGAAGTTCTCTATGTTACGCTCGGCATGTTCGCAGAAAATTATATCTATGAAGAAACAACGATTATTACAGACGTACAGGGAATTAAATTCAAATCAACTGGTAAAGTGGAAAAAGAAAAAGGGTGGAAAGCTCTATTCCCTGAATCAGTAAAGAAAGAGACAAAAAAAGATAATAAAGAAAAAGTCCTTCCATCAGTAGAACAAAATGAAAATGCTACTTCCAATGTGAATATCAAAGAAGGAGAAACAAAACCTCCTAAGCCTTATACAGAAGGTCAACTGGTTGATATGATGATTACTTGTGGTAAGCACGTAGAAGATGAAGAAGAATATAAAATGCTAAAAGAAACTGGAGGACTTGGAACAAATGCTACAAGATCAGATATTGTTGAAAAAATAAAAAAAGAAAATTATATTGAAATAAATAAAAATATTGTTTCAGTTACAGAAAAAGGAACTGTTCTTTGCGAAGCTATTCAAGGTACGTTGCTAGCTAGTCCTTCCATGACTGCCAAGTGGGAAGGATATCTAAAAAAGATAGGGGAAGGGTCTGGTACGCAAGAACAGTTTCTGAAAACAACAACTGCCTTTATAAACAAAACAATACAGGATTTACCGCAAAGTTTGAACGCCAATACCAATATCCCTAAAATTATAGAAAAGGAGCGTGAAAGTAAACGTATTGCTAAATGTCCATCATGTCAAAAAGGGGATATTGTTAAAATAAATACTAAACAGAAGAAAACTTTTTATGCTTGTTCAGAGTATAAAAGTGGTTGCCAATTTATCCTTCCTAATAAATATGCAGGCAAAGTCCTTACAACATCTGTTATTCAAAAACTATGTCAAAAGAAAGAAACGCCTGAAATCAAGGGATTTAAAAGCACCAAAAATAAAGGAAAAACTTTTTCTGCCAAGTTATATTTAGACAATGATTTTAAATTGAAATTTTCATTTAAAAAATAA
- a CDS encoding type II toxin-antitoxin system PemK/MazF family toxin, with protein sequence MEEISPYDVKRKDIIGVKLSFINKETGEETTPVKRPCLVIKSTDDELVCKTITSRTDNYITKKYGVRINKNDENGLSKDSAVLCTNDNEVILNKANLESCERYGQITSKEHLAVMKHVTHCNRMEFQTKYTVNKGMQR encoded by the coding sequence ATGGAAGAAATATCTCCATATGATGTAAAACGGAAAGACATTATAGGCGTAAAATTATCGTTTATCAATAAAGAAACAGGAGAGGAAACCACCCCTGTTAAAAGACCTTGTCTTGTTATTAAATCAACCGATGATGAACTGGTATGTAAAACAATAACTAGCCGGACTGATAATTATATAACTAAAAAATATGGTGTGAGAATCAATAAAAATGATGAAAACGGATTAAGTAAAGATTCAGCAGTGTTATGTACTAATGATAATGAAGTAATATTAAATAAAGCAAATCTGGAAAGCTGTGAACGTTACGGACAAATTACGAGCAAAGAGCATCTTGCTGTCATGAAACACGTCACACACTGTAACAGGATGGAATTTCAAACCAAGTATACAGTGAATAAGGGTATGCAAAGATAA
- a CDS encoding MmcB family DNA repair protein — translation MKITGKDTTSKKILEAMDTGINLKEIPSHFPVSLDQAKRLSRYYNIIMLSKSYLPENITAKVQMLGLKALYLAPLFKNKDWDGLVEILSVVDHQTKRKDLPVLMQSLEEKRNRISEFQSEIETKLKELEHREHELLLSKQDIQSKQEQINKEIRFLNKYPKDTQQFLLHHLGIYEKKLVLARRLDSRWQRALKKKEILTYSKEDYIWYINDLDAFAYDYQKRITRKTPYPTEWDYEKEVKRHQNANFVIPTSPVYRLPEGIAQDLRASVDAIQKNINQIESERVSIKQEMKRIRKLNPQSFMESVEAINTLSSRDLKIHGALQDKALKWLYQKDYIVSSEVVLPNGKRADVIGYNQDGHIIIVEVKASVEDFQKDDKWMTYLDYCHELYFLLKEEIDSIFYSNESMEGIGLLREMRNGLIIKEPFIRNQSVNESETIQHTINKSLSKKFVFGY, via the coding sequence ATGAAAATAACAGGTAAAGATACGACAAGTAAAAAAATATTAGAAGCTATGGATACAGGTATCAACTTAAAAGAGATACCATCTCATTTTCCAGTATCTTTAGATCAGGCTAAGCGTTTAAGTCGTTATTATAATATCATTATGCTTTCTAAATCCTATCTGCCCGAAAACATAACAGCAAAAGTACAGATGCTTGGATTAAAAGCCTTGTATTTAGCTCCTTTATTCAAAAACAAAGATTGGGATGGTTTAGTAGAAATTTTGAGTGTAGTTGACCACCAAACTAAGCGCAAAGATTTACCAGTTTTAATGCAGTCTTTAGAAGAAAAGAGAAATCGGATATCAGAATTTCAATCCGAGATAGAAACTAAATTGAAAGAGTTAGAACATCGAGAGCATGAATTGCTATTATCTAAACAAGATATTCAAAGTAAGCAAGAGCAAATTAATAAAGAAATTCGTTTTTTAAATAAATACCCAAAAGATACACAACAGTTTTTACTACATCATTTAGGTATATACGAAAAGAAGTTAGTCCTTGCCCGCAGATTAGATTCAAGATGGCAACGAGCATTAAAAAAGAAAGAAATTTTAACGTATAGTAAGGAAGATTACATTTGGTATATCAACGATTTAGATGCATTTGCTTATGATTATCAAAAGCGTATTACTCGAAAGACACCCTACCCTACAGAGTGGGATTATGAAAAAGAAGTTAAGCGCCACCAAAACGCAAACTTTGTTATTCCAACCAGTCCGGTTTATCGTTTACCAGAAGGAATTGCGCAAGATTTACGTGCTTCTGTCGATGCCATACAAAAAAATATTAATCAAATAGAATCCGAGAGAGTATCTATCAAACAGGAAATGAAACGCATCAGAAAATTGAACCCACAATCTTTTATGGAATCCGTTGAAGCAATAAATACGTTATCTTCTAGGGACTTAAAAATCCATGGAGCTTTACAGGATAAAGCATTAAAATGGTTATATCAAAAGGATTATATCGTTTCAAGCGAAGTCGTACTACCTAATGGCAAACGAGCTGATGTGATTGGTTATAACCAAGACGGTCATATTATTATTGTCGAAGTGAAAGCATCGGTAGAAGATTTCCAAAAGGATGATAAATGGATGACTTATCTTGATTATTGTCATGAATTGTATTTCCTTCTAAAAGAAGAAATAGATTCTATTTTCTATTCTAATGAATCGATGGAGGGGATTGGATTACTTCGAGAAATGCGAAATGGTTTAATTATTAAAGAGCCATTTATACGTAACCAGAGCGTTAATGAATCAGAAACAATACAGCATACTATCAATAAATCTTTATCAAAGAAATTCGTATTCGGATATTAA
- a CDS encoding ParA family protein, which produces MSNVITVGNFKGGVGKTTNSVMLSYILNEKGYKVLMIDFDPQANATKFLTNTFDVNLSNFTSIYEAIEKQKLSDAILNLTEGFHLLPSALDLVNFKDFLTEKIGDSDKSNKHYFLKFLLEDIKDNYDFVIIDIPPTISEFSNNAITASDYALIVMQTDIDSLLGAIEFNDYVNEMQQFNPNVDVVGVLPYFRKKRSRNDKYIFKTSRTNDALNIKNLMFKSYVYDHDRVQTFRVNGITNKDHHDKTVFKMYNGVTDELIKKVGIENG; this is translated from the coding sequence ATGTCTAATGTAATAACAGTCGGTAATTTTAAAGGTGGCGTTGGTAAAACAACTAACTCGGTTATGCTTTCTTATATATTGAATGAAAAAGGATACAAGGTGCTAATGATTGATTTTGACCCACAAGCCAATGCAACTAAATTCTTAACAAACACCTTTGATGTCAACTTGAGTAACTTTACAAGTATTTATGAAGCCATTGAGAAGCAAAAATTATCTGATGCTATTCTTAATCTTACAGAAGGCTTTCATTTACTCCCTAGTGCGTTGGATTTAGTTAATTTCAAGGATTTTCTGACAGAAAAAATTGGTGACAGCGACAAATCAAATAAGCATTATTTCCTTAAATTTCTGCTCGAAGATATAAAAGATAACTATGATTTTGTTATAATTGATATTCCTCCAACAATTTCAGAGTTTTCCAACAATGCAATAACGGCGTCTGATTATGCATTAATAGTCATGCAAACAGATATCGATTCATTGTTAGGAGCAATAGAATTTAATGATTACGTGAATGAGATGCAACAATTTAATCCAAATGTTGATGTAGTTGGTGTACTTCCTTACTTCCGTAAAAAAAGGAGTAGAAATGACAAGTATATTTTCAAAACAAGCCGGACTAATGACGCACTAAATATTAAAAATTTAATGTTTAAGAGTTATGTGTATGACCATGATAGGGTACAGACCTTTAGGGTTAATGGTATAACCAATAAAGATCACCACGATAAAACCGTATTTAAAATGTATAACGGTGTAACAGATGAATTAATTAAGAAAGTAGGTATAGAAAATGGCTGA
- a CDS encoding VirD4-like conjugal transfer protein, CD1115 family: MRYMRNKYLHQAIALFCTIVFFSILNLIANLIVVNIKDIFQADSFLEAPDINLNLVGFLTTFNELPVIIYLGLGFLSLMGGGMMYYKMRSNFKSLTDSGSKGTSRFTTLKELKQQYRQIPDRKKEFKKGGGVPVSHYKNKIFIDDSPVNNLWIGTTRSGKGEMGMFPLIDIYSRAKEKASMVVNDPKGELYASSVDTLLKRGFHVEVLNLADPMQSMAYQLLQVVIDSYEEGDIQQAELYSKSITDMIYINPNAKDPFWQNNASALCRAVILGLCEKNIPENKGKVTMYNVASTINTLASEVEIDEVTGQQTTGLDKFFESLPENHPAKLQFATVKFSAGAPQTVAGIYANAFEKLNIFTMTPVAKMTSKNSFPMRKIGFGKYLSGKSKPLSRVEVLFPKGVKESVKTNVNGLFKITHDAKLDVGDKVTLKIKKSSIKQILEVTSINAETGEVSYNKLEDEKENEVGIEMHIFEHFTKPTALFMITPDYDKSLHVIASLYVKQLYTELSRIASLRKGGKTIREVIFILDEFGNMPIIDDMGTMITVCLGRNMRFNLVIQAYSQLKQNYDKDWETIDGNCANTIYILTTSNDTAEEISKKIDKKTIESNSRSGDSLSLDKNKTEGTDGRSLLDAGELRRLKEGEMVVIRGIKRQDNDRKKIVPFPIFATGETRMKYRYEYLADDFDTSNSITEIDIPCPHADFDLNSNIYRFKDEDTSDGIKTIGELLDGDNILSIITQTLKKNTDMDDTDVFNLTPEEFKDIMFGLHQQGDLASNTYNVTMDKFNIKMKKLEGEVEHEQATS; the protein is encoded by the coding sequence ATGCGATATATGCGAAACAAATATTTGCATCAAGCAATAGCGCTATTTTGTACTATTGTATTTTTTTCTATTTTGAATTTAATTGCAAACCTCATTGTGGTGAATATAAAAGATATCTTTCAAGCTGATTCATTCCTAGAAGCACCAGATATTAATTTAAACTTAGTTGGTTTCCTAACAACATTTAACGAACTGCCAGTCATTATTTATCTGGGGTTAGGTTTCTTATCGCTAATGGGCGGAGGAATGATGTACTATAAAATGCGTTCTAATTTCAAAAGTTTAACTGATAGTGGTTCAAAGGGTACTAGTCGTTTTACAACATTAAAGGAGTTGAAACAACAGTATAGACAAATACCTGACAGAAAAAAAGAATTTAAAAAAGGTGGTGGCGTACCTGTTTCTCACTATAAAAATAAAATTTTCATCGATGATTCACCAGTTAATAATTTATGGATTGGAACAACTAGGTCAGGTAAAGGGGAAATGGGGATGTTCCCTTTAATTGATATATATTCTAGGGCAAAAGAAAAAGCATCCATGGTAGTAAATGACCCTAAAGGTGAACTCTATGCTAGTAGTGTGGATACATTGCTAAAAAGAGGTTTTCATGTTGAAGTTTTAAATCTTGCTGACCCGATGCAATCGATGGCTTATCAACTATTACAAGTTGTTATTGATTCTTACGAAGAAGGGGACATTCAGCAAGCTGAATTATATTCAAAATCGATCACTGACATGATTTATATTAATCCAAACGCTAAAGACCCTTTCTGGCAAAACAATGCTAGTGCATTGTGTAGAGCTGTTATCTTGGGTTTATGTGAAAAAAATATTCCGGAAAATAAGGGCAAAGTCACCATGTATAACGTAGCCAGTACCATCAATACGTTAGCATCTGAAGTTGAAATTGATGAGGTGACAGGTCAACAAACAACTGGATTAGATAAATTCTTTGAAAGTTTACCAGAAAATCATCCGGCAAAATTACAATTTGCTACCGTTAAGTTCTCTGCCGGCGCACCACAGACAGTTGCCGGCATTTACGCCAATGCGTTTGAGAAACTAAACATTTTTACAATGACACCTGTTGCAAAAATGACTTCAAAAAACTCTTTTCCAATGCGGAAAATTGGATTCGGAAAATATTTATCTGGAAAATCGAAACCGTTAAGTAGAGTAGAAGTTCTTTTTCCAAAAGGGGTAAAGGAAAGTGTAAAAACCAATGTCAATGGTCTTTTTAAGATTACTCACGATGCAAAACTTGATGTTGGAGATAAAGTCACTTTGAAGATTAAGAAAAGCTCTATCAAACAAATTTTAGAAGTAACAAGTATTAATGCAGAAACCGGAGAAGTATCTTACAACAAACTGGAAGATGAAAAAGAAAATGAAGTAGGAATAGAAATGCATATTTTTGAACATTTCACAAAGCCTACTGCCTTATTCATGATAACACCAGACTATGATAAATCATTGCATGTCATAGCTTCATTATATGTGAAACAGTTATATACTGAATTATCAAGAATTGCCAGTCTTAGAAAAGGCGGTAAAACCATTAGAGAAGTTATCTTTATTCTTGATGAATTTGGAAATATGCCAATTATTGATGATATGGGAACAATGATTACGGTTTGTCTTGGAAGAAACATGCGTTTTAACCTTGTTATTCAGGCGTATAGTCAATTAAAACAGAATTATGATAAGGATTGGGAAACTATTGACGGTAACTGTGCTAACACTATTTATATACTTACTACTTCTAATGATACAGCAGAGGAAATCTCGAAAAAAATTGATAAAAAAACGATTGAATCAAATAGTAGAAGTGGAGATTCATTATCTCTGGACAAAAATAAAACTGAAGGAACAGATGGAAGAAGCCTGCTAGATGCAGGGGAATTAAGAAGATTAAAAGAGGGAGAAATGGTCGTTATTCGAGGAATTAAAAGGCAGGATAACGATAGAAAGAAAATTGTCCCTTTTCCTATATTTGCTACAGGGGAAACACGCATGAAATATCGTTATGAATATCTGGCAGATGATTTTGATACTTCCAATTCTATAACAGAAATCGATATCCCATGCCCCCATGCTGACTTTGATTTAAATTCAAATATTTACCGTTTTAAAGATGAAGATACATCTGACGGCATAAAGACAATAGGAGAACTGTTAGATGGAGATAATATTCTTTCTATTATTACGCAAACATTGAAAAAGAATACAGATATGGATGATACCGATGTATTTAATTTAACACCAGAAGAATTTAAGGATATTATGTTTGGACTACACCAACAAGGAGATTTAGCATCCAATACGTACAATGTAACAATGGATAAATTCAATATTAAAATGAAAAAGCTAGAGGGAGAGGTTGAACATGAACAAGCTACATCTTAA